Genomic DNA from Nitratidesulfovibrio vulgaris str. Hildenborough:
GGTATCTCGTCTCCGTGGTGGTGGCACCCGTGGTGGTGATGCTGCTGGTGAACCTCATCGGCATGGGGTTCTATCGTGCGGTGCACGGTGAACCTGTCCTCGACGAGGAACAGATGAAGGAGATGCCGCAGCGTATGCGGTCGTTCTTCTCCCTCGTGCGCGGCGCACCTACCATCGTCCTGTTGGGCGGCGTGCTCGTGCTGGGTGCCGTGCTGTACTACCTTGACGGTGTGATGACCTTCCTGCTCAAACTGGGCGACTCTGTGGAGACCATCGCCATATGGGGAACGGTGGGCCTCGTCGTCGCCTGGTGTGTGAGCTATCTTGCCCGCGCGTGGTTCATGTACAAGACGCGCCACCTTGAAGAGGAGTTCGCGTTCCGCCGCGAAGTGTTCGAGAAGACGGGCATGGTCATCCTCGACCAGAAGGCCATGCTCAGCAGTGAAGTGCCCGGCAGACAGGGGATGCGAGAACTCCCTGCCGGTACTGTCGAGGTATTGCCCGCCGGAGGCGGCGCACCCTCGGCCCCTTCAGGCGGGGGGGCTGACACCGGTCTTTCCGGCGCAGATTCGGCGCAGGATGGCGCCACGGTGACCATCGTCGCCTCCGATGCCCCTGCGGAACAGGGTCCTGCCCCCACGACCGCTGGTGCTTCCGCCGATGCGGAGGATGGCGACGTGGTCGATGCCTGCATCGTGGAACCCGCGTCGAAGAAGGCCGATGAAGGCACGAAAGGCTAGTCGGAACGTTCATCGGGCGTGGGTGCAGAGTCCATCGCCCCGACGGCTGTTTGCATGAGGGACCATGGGCGGGCCGGGGCTGCCTCGCCGAAGAGGATAGATAAGAAGGGGGGAACCGTCAGGTTCCCCCCTTTCTATTCTGGGGACTTTATCTTTGCCGCCATCGGGGAGTGTGAGCCCTGTATACACTGTGGGACACTCCTGCCACGAGATGCCCCTCTGGCAAAGGTGCGAGGCTAGAGTCCGTCGCGCGACCTGATGTGCTGCATGATGACACCGAAAACACCGTCGATGTCGAGGTCCCCCGTGTCCACGATGATGGCGTCGGCGGCGGGGCGGAGTGGGGCGACGGCCCTGTTGCGGTCTTGCTCGTCCCTGCTGCGAATCTGTTCGGTGAGGAGTGCAAGGTCGTGGGCCTCGCCCATGGTCTGTAACTGTGTGTACCGGCGCATGGCCCGTATTTCGGGGGCGGCATCAAGGAAGAACTTGTGCCGTGCACCCGGGAAGACCACAGTGCCCATGTCGCGCCCTTCCACGACCAGGGGCTGCGCTGCGCCCATGCGCTGCTGCGCTGCCTTGAGGCATTCGCGCACCACGGGCAGTGCGGCGATGCGCGAGGCCATGGCCCCCACTTCTTCAGTGCGAATCTCGTTGCCGATGTCCTCACCGTTGCACGAGAGTACCGATGCCCCGCCACGACCCCGTAGCGTGAAGACGAACCCGGCAAGGCGGTCGCGCAGGAGTGCCTCATCCAGATCGGGGCCGTCGGGGCCGAGTCTCCACGCCATGGTGCGGAACATGGCCCCCGTGTCGAGATACGGGATGCCGAGGGCATCCGCCACGCGGCGTGCCAGCGTCGTCTTGCCCACACCGGCGGGGCCGTCGAGGGTCACCACCTTGAGTGCGGCCGGGTGGCCCCCAGTGGTATCAGGCATGAGGCAGAATCTCCTTGCAGGCTTCTATGAAACGTCTGTTCTCGTCGGCGTTGCCCACGCTCACCCGCAGGTGTTGGGGCAGGCCATAGCTTTTGAGAGGTCTGATGATGATGCCGCGCCGCAGAAGCGCCTCGAAGAGGTCGGTGGCATCCGTGGGCGGTCGGAACATGATGAAGTTGGCCCACGAGGGCATGACCTCGCACCCCAGTGCCGTCAGTCCTTCGGCGATGTACGCACGGCCTTCGGCGGTGACGCGAAGGGTCTCGCTTCTGAACACAGTATCCTCAAGGGCGGCAAGTCCCGCTTCTTCGGCGAGGATGTTCACGCTGAACGGCAGCCGTACCCGGTGCAGGTAGTCGGCCAGACGTTCCGGGAGGATGCCGTAGCCGAGGCGAAGTCCCGCAAGCCCGAAGCTCTTGGAGAAGGTGCGTAGCACCGCGATGTTGGGGAAGGCGTCAAGCCGAGAAAGCAGCGAATGCGCGGCTTCGTCGCCGCAGAAATCCATGTACGCCTCATCGATGACGAAGAGGCACGACGGGGGCAGTGTGCGGGCGACGTGTTCAAGTTCAGACACCGGCGGACACCAGCCGGAGGGGTTGTCGGGGGTGGTCACGAAGGCGATGGCGGTGTTCTCATCCGTGGCGGCGAGGAAGGCGTCCCAGTCGAAGGTGAAATCGGGTCGCAGGTCGGCCTGCCGGAATTCCAGACCGCAGAACTTCGCCTGAAGCTCGTAGATGCTGAAGCACGGGCGAAAGGCCACGATGTTGTGCTTGCCGGGGGTGGCGCGCACGCGGATGAGCAGGTCGATGATCTCGTCTGAACCGTTGCCCGCCACGACACGTTCCGGCGCGACACCATGATGGGCGGCAATGGCACGCGTGAGGCGGGGGTTGCCCGACTGCGCGTAGCGGAAGGCGAGGTCGGCCTTGGTCTTGAGGGTACGCTGCACGACGGGCGAAGTGCCGAGGGGGTTTTCGTTGCTTGCCAGCTTCACCACGTCGGCGAGTCCGAAGCGGTCGCGTATCTCGTCGATGGACAAGCCCGGAACGTAGGGCTTGAAGTCGAGCACTTCTGGCCGCACATCGTCCGGCCTGCTCATGCTTGGTGCGGTCATGATCTGCTCCTTCTGCGGGGTGGCGCGGAATACGTGCGACCTCGTGAAATAGTCCACGGCCGCGGGTTTCGCAAGCCGACAGTTTGTGGCGGGCAGGGAGCGGCCATGGGCGGGATGAAGTCCCTAACGGCCGGGGAGGTGTCTAGTCGTGCTGCCGGAGACTGTCCGGGACTTGCCGGTTCAGAACCCTTGTACCGCCCGACAACGAACGTAAAAGGGCCGCCGCCAGATGGCGACGGCCCGAAGTGGACGATGCGATGATGCCATCAGGCAACAGGGCGGATGGTCAGCACGGGCTGTTCCGCGCTCTTGACCACCTTCTCGGCCACGGACCCGAAAAGGATGCGGTCGATGCCACGTCTGCCATGGGTACCCATGATGATGAGGTCGACCTTCTCCTTCTCTGCAAGGGCGAGGATTTCTTCAGCCGCATAGCCGATGACGATCTTGCCCTTGGCGGGGACGTTGCCGAAGTTCTCGGCCACGAAGTTCTCCATGGCCTTCTCGGCACCGCTGACGATTTCACCCACGAAGTTCTCGATGGAGTTGGGCGGCACATGGAACCCTACGTACTGGCTCAGAGAAGGGGCCGCGTAGACGACGAGAACCGAGGCCCCCATGCTGGCGGCCAGCATGGATGCATGTTCGGCGACGGTCTTGCTGTGGTCGGAAAAGTCTATGGCGCACAGGATAGTCTTGTAACCAGTCATGGTTTCCCTCCATGTGGGGGTTGCCGGCGCATCATGCCGGGATGAGCTTGTGAGCAAAAGCTCTATCAACATATATAGGCCCTTCCGGGCAAATAGACAAGCCGTCCCATGTGTCGTACATGGTGCCATGGCATGGTCGGGCGGCAGTTTTTTCCTGTATCCTGATTGTGTATAGCTGTTGTTTCAGTGTGTTATGGCTGTTTGTCTGGGTGGCGTGCTTCTTGCTCCGCCACAGGCAAACCCTAACCTATGGGGGTGCCATGAAGATTCGTAGCGAGCATCTGGATGCCCTGTTGCAACAGGAGCAGACACGGCGCAAGCAGCCCGCTGACGCGGGGGGCTTCGACGAACTGCTCTCGCAGCAACTGGGTGAGGCCGGAGAGGCACAAGAGGTGCTGCCAGCCGTTCCGCCGCCGGGTGCACGGGCCGGAGGCGTCTCTCCCCTGCTGTTGCAGGGGGTGGAGGCGACAGCGGCCACTTCTGCTGTGGAGGAGGCGGACGCCTCGTCCGTTGCCGCAGCGGCAGACAGCATCGGCGGGCTTCTCGACGGATGGGGTGCCTACGCCGAGGAACTGGGCAAGTCCGGTTCCGGCGGGTTGCGCAACGCCTATGCCATGCTGGAAGGGCTCGACGGGCAGTTGCGTTCCCTGCGCGAACAGTCGCCCGACCTCGCCAGTCGTCACCCCGGTCTGGCCTCTCTGGTCAATGACCTGGAGGTGATGACCACGACCGAGAAGTTCAAGTTCAACAGGGGCGACTACGTGGCATAGCCGACGTCAGCCCGGACAGGCCCTGCTTTTGCGGCGTGTCCGGTGCTGGTGTCGTTGCGATGAGACGGCAGGGTATTCCTGACGTGACTGTCGTATGCTGTGTCCTTCTGTACGGTGCGGCGGCGGTGCTGCCGGTACCTGTCCCCGTTCGCAGGGAAATCAGAGACCGTCCCGACACCTGAAGGTGAACGGACGGTCTCTTGGCGATGACCACCCCTGCACTGGAAGCCTGAATCGGCTACGGCGCTGTTTCCCTTGCGCATCGGCCTGACGAGAACGGTGCGGTGTGGAAGGGGCGTGAAACCGCCTGTCCGCCTCTTCGCAGGTTATCGCCCGTCGCCAGCAACGTCAGACCGCCCGCTACCATGAAGGTGAACGAGTGGCCTGTTGTCATCTTGCGGAGGCGTGGCTTCGCTGGCGGGGCGCGGTTCGCTAGCCCCCGTCCTCCATGCGTTCCATCGTCCAGCGCAGGGCAGCCTCAGCCGTGTCTTCACGGATGGTTCGCCTGTCGCCCGCGAAGTGGAACCTGTGTGCCTCGATGACGCCATCCAGTGACGAAGCTATCCATACCGTTCCCACGGGTTTGTCGGCGGTGCCGCCATCGGGGCCGGCGATGCCCGACACTGCCACGGCTGCCTGTACCCCCGCGATGCGGCATATGCCTGCGACCATCTCTCGGACGACCTCCTCGCTGACGGCACCGTGGGCCGCCAGAGTGCCTTCGCGCACTCCAAGCAGGTCACGCTTCACGTCATTGGCGTAGGCGACGACACCGCCTTCGAACCATACGGAACTACCGGGGATGTCGGTGCACCATGCAGCGATGAGGCCGCCCGTACACGATTCCGCGGTGGCAAAACGGCGCCCGGTGGCAGTGAGGCGTGCACCCAGCAGGGCGATGAGGTCTATGACGGCTTCTTCTTTCATCAGGGCTCCGTTCGTCTCGTCCTTGCCGTGTCGCGTCCGGGATGAGGCTGTGGCAGGTTTACAGTTGATTATGGCAGGTGGGAGTTACCATCGCAAGCGGCTTCGGACAAGTCGCGCCTTGCGTTGGCGCTGTGCTGCGGCTAGTCTTGGCGGCATACCCGCAAGCCGTCCACATGTCGGTCAGATGCGGGCTTCAGGAGGTGGGCGTTGGTACACACACGGGACGAGATGGTCGATGCCCTTGATGAAGAAGTGCTCAGCGAGATGGCATGCAGTTTCTTCGGTGCGCGCTGTTCCATAGATGACGAGGTTGAACTCTTCGAGGCCCGTGCCGCCGACCTCGAACTCGCGGGACAGCGGGTGACGAGCCTGTTGGCCTTGCTGAACGAGGCCTTCATCGAGCCGCATCATGCACAACGGTTCTGGGCTGCCATCAACGTGCCTGAATCGTTCGTCGCATTGGCGTCGGGGCAGAGGGTCTCGCATTACCATGCCGTACCATGGGCTCTGACCTTGTGCCGCAGGTACGTGAAATTCCTCGAACGGTTGTACGCATCGCTGGTGCTCGCGGTGGAACGTTACCGCAGTGGTACGGACTATCAGCGCACTGACGGGATGGGCCGGAGTCGGCTTGTGGGGTGGGATGGCTACCAGAAATGGGCTGAAGAACTCAACGCCCGCATCGATGCCGTCAACGCCAACCAGTCGCCTTCTGCGGTGCTTGGCTTTGCCCGTGGCCTTGATATGAGCGGGGCCGAAAAGGCACGGGTGGTGGGGGCGGCCATCAACGGATACAGTGACGCCATTGATGACAATCTGAACCTCCACCATGTGGACGGCAGTGCGGCTGGCCTCGGCCCGGTGCAACCCCTGCCGTCTCCCGATGCCGTGAGAAGTGTCATCCGTAGCGAGGGCCGTGCCATCTGCGCCGCCGAAAGGCGCCGTGTCATGGCGTTGCTGGACAGGCTTTCACGACTTGCGGAGGTGTCATGATGCATCGTGACACGGTGACAAGCTTTCCCTTTGTCGCGACCGGCATGGAGAAGGGCTGCCGTATCCTTGCCGCAGACATCGGCGGGACACGCAGCCGCTTTGCCTACTTCGACTATGCCGGAGGGGAGCTTGGCATGGGCGATGTCGTCCGCATCCCCACGGCGGAGGCTACCGGGTTCGACGACCTGCTTGGCAGGGTGCGCGCAGCCGCGCCCGGTGCATGGGCGCGACTGACGCGACAGACTGACACCGGGAATGATGCTCCGGATACGCCCGATGCAAGCGTCACCGCCTTCGCCGCCTTTGCCGTGGCAGGGCCTGTCGAGGAGGGGGCGCGTTGTCTGCCTCCCAACATCGGTTGGCATATCGACCTCGCCACCACGCGTGGTTTGCCGTGTGCAGCGTCGCTGCTCAACGATTTCGAGGCGCAGGGATGGGCCTGTCTGCTGCCCGGGGCGCAACAGTGCCTTCAGCTACTGCCCGGAAAGCCGGACGCGACGGCACCTGTGGCTGTCGTCGGGGCAGGCACGGGGCTTGGCAAATGCCTTCTGCTTCCGGGCACGCCGCACAGGGTGCTGCCCTCGGAGGGAGGGCACGCCACGTTCGCCTTCGAGGGGCGTGCCGAGGCCGAATACGCCGCCTTTGCTGCCGACCGCCTTGGCGTGGGACGACTGATTGGCGATGACGTGCTTTCCGGGCCCGGGCTGTCTCTGTTGTACGCCTATCATCACGGCGAGACGCTACCCCCGCACGAGGTGGCGGCACGTCTCACCGGAAGTGACGTCGTCGTCGAGTGGTTCGCGCGTTTCTACGGGCGCACCTGCCGTGACTGGGCGTTGCATACCCTTGCCAGAGGCGGTGTGCGCATCGCGGGGGGAGTGGCGGCTGCCAACCCCATGCTGGTGCAGCATGGGGCCTTCGCCGAGGCGTTCTTCGATTGCCCCACGCACACGCACCTCTTGCGCACCATCCCCGTCTCACTGGTCACCAATGCCGACGCCGGCCTATGGGGGGCGGCCATCTTTGCCCTGCTTCATGCCGGGACAAGGAGAACGCCACGATGACATCAGGGGATTCTGGCGACATGAAGCATGGAGCACGCGAGGCGGTTACCGTCGGCCCCGGCGGCAGTGCGGGTGAAACGGATGTGGATACTCCCGTCCGGGGACAGGCCACAGAGGAGCGTATCGTCTTGCCCTGGGGGACGGGACAGACCGGCGACGAGGCTGTGTCGCCTTCCGCAGCTTCAGGGGGGCGCGGCAGAACGTTCGTGCGTGTCGCCCTGTTGGGACTGGTCGGCGTGGCACTGGCGGGTTTCTGGTTCGCGGGGGGGAGTGACCTGTTGACTCTCGAACGCCTGCGGGCCTCACACGACACGCTGGTCTCCATCTATAGGGAGTCTCCGGTTGCCAGCGTGCTTGTCTTCTCCCTCGTCTATGTGGCGGCTACGGCCTTGTCCTTTCCGGGGGCGGCGGTGCTCACGCTTGGCGGGGCCTCGGTCTTCGGCTTCTGGGTGTCGCTGGTCGCCGTCTCTTTCGCCAGCACCGTCGGGGCGACCCTCGCCTTCATGGGGGCCCGCTACGTGTTCCGTGATTGGGTGGCCCGTCGTTTCATGGAACCCATGCGACGGGTCGACGAAGGTGTGCGCAAGGACGGGCTCTTCTATCTGTTCTCGTTGCGCCTCGTGCCTGTGGTGCCGTTCTTTCTGGTCAATCTGCTCATGGGGCTGACCCGCATGCCCACGCGCACCTACTACTGGGTGTCGCAGGTGGGCATGTTGCCCGGCACGGCCGTGTACGTCTACGCCGGGCAGGAGTTGGGGCGCATCAGGACGACGGCGGACATCTTCTCGCCCGGACTCGTCGCGGCCTTTGTGCTGCTTGCCGTCTTTCCGTGGATGACCCGCAGTGCACTCGCATGGTATCGTGCTCGACGGATGGACTGACCCGTCAACCTCCAGCCTGCCGGAGATGCCATGGACTACGACGCCGACCTGTTGGTCATCGGGGGCGGGGCCGCAGGGTTGACTGTGGCCGCCGGTGCGGCCCGGCTGGGTGCCCGTGTGGTTCTGGCCGACAGGGGGCCGACCCTTGGCGGAGACTGCCTTCATCATGGCTGTGTGCCCAGCAAGACGCTCATCGCCTCGGCAAGGGCACGGAGGACCATGCGTGATGCCCCACGTTTCGGGTTGCCGGAGGTGGCACTCCCCCCCGTGGACTTCAAGGCCGTAGCCGCGCATATCGCGGGGGTGCAGTCTGTCATCCAGAAGCACGATTCTGTCGAGCGCTTCAGCGGGTTGGGGGTCGAGGTGCGCTTCGGCGATGCGGTGTTCGTCGATGAGCATACCGTGGCGGTGGAAGGACGACGCATTTCGGCGAGGCGCATCGTGGTGGCAACGGGGTCGTCTCCGCAAATCCCCGCCTTCCCCGGTCTCGCAGATACCCCCTATCTGACCAATCGTGACATCTTCACGCTTGAGACGCTGCCCGCATCCCTGATTGTGCTGGGGGGCGGCCCCATCGCTGTCGAGATGGCACAGGCCTTCGCGCGTCTGGGCTCACGGGTGGTGCTCGTCCAGCGGGGGGGGCACATCCTTTCGCGTGAGGATGCCGATATGGCGGCGGTCGTCCATGAGGCCCTAGAACAGGATGGCGTGCGCATCATGACAGGGGCGACGGTCGAGGTTGCCCGTCGTCAGGACGCCGGTGTTGTCGTGACCGTGCGGGTGGGCGATGAGCATGTCGACGTTCACGGAGAGCGTCTTCTTGTCGCGCTCGGTCGTACGCCGAATGTCGAAGGACTGCACCTTGGCAATGCCGGTGTGGTCTTCTCTGAACGTGGCGTGCCGGTGGACGCCCGGATGAGGACGTCGCAGTCGCATATCCTTGCGGCGGGCGATGTCACGGGGGCGTGGCAGTTCACCCATGCAGCCGGGTACGAGGGGTCGGTCGTGGTCGCCAATGCCGTGTTGCGTCTGCCGCGAAAGGCGAAGTACGACCGGATGCCGTGGTGCACGTTCACCGACCCGGAGTTGGCCTCTGTGGGGCTCAATGAGCGCGAAGCGCATCGGCAGGGCATCGGCGTGGACGTGCATACCGAATCGTTCTCCAGTAATGACAGGGCGCTGGCAGAAGGAACGGCCTGCGGGCTTTTGAAGCTGGTACTCGCACGCGGGACGCAGCGGGTGCTTGGTGTCCAGATTGCGGGACCGCACGCAGGCGAACTCATCAACGGCTGGTGCATGGCGCTTGGCGGCGGGGTAAGGTTGACCACCCTCGCCGGAGGGGTCATGCCCTATCCCACGCTGGGCGAGATTTCACGCCGTGTGGCGGGGAACATCGTCTCCGAGGCGTTGTTTTCGGACAAGGTGCGCAATGTGCTCTGTACTCTTTTCCGCTACCGCGGCAAGGGCTGCTGACGTCTTCTGTCCGACTGGCGCAGAAACAGGAAGCCCCCCGGCATCGGCGATGCGGGGGGCTTTGCATTTGTCAGTGGCGTGGGCGCAACTGCCTCTACGAGGTCAGCATGCTTCCGCCTTCTCCTGCTGGCGTATCCAGTCCATGGCGGTACGCAGGTCGAGGGTCCCTTCGTAGATGGCACGTCCGGAGACGGCCCCCTGAAGGTTGGTGGTGCGTGACAGCGGGTAGAGTGCCTTCACGTCTTCAAGCGTGGCGACGCCCCCGGCTGCGATGACGGGCACCGTGCTAGCCTTGGCAAGATGTTCGAGCGCAGGCAGGTTCACACCGGTCTGCATCCCGTCACGGTCTATGTCGGTGTAGATGATGAAGGCCGTGCCCGCCTCAAGCAGTCTGGGCAGCACCTCGTCCACGGTGAGACCGGAGTCGGCGACCCACCCCTTTGTCTTCAGCTTGCCGCCCTCGGCATCCAGCGAAACGCCGATGCGACCGGGGAATTCCGCGCAGAGTGCGGCATAGGCATCAGGTTCTTCAAGGGCGATGGTGCCGATGATGAGGCGTTCGACCCCGGCTTCGAGGTAGGCTTTGGCGGTGGCTGCGTCACGGATGCCCCCGCCAAGCTGGACAGGTATGTCCAGCGCGTCGCAGATGCTGCGTATCAGGGGGGCATTGACCGGCTGGCCACTGAATGCGCCATCGAGGTCGACGACATGAAGCCAGCGCCCGCCCTGTTCCTGCCAGTGCCTTGCAGTGGCTACGGGGTCGGATGAGAAGACCGTCTCGTCGTCGGCCCTGCCACGGCGCAGCCGGACGCATACGCCGTTCATGAGGTCGATGGCGGGAAAGACGATCACAGACCGAACTCCTTGATGGCCTTGCGCATCCCCTCGCGGGAGAGGTCGAGTGCCGTAAGCCACTTGCCCCCACGCATGAGGAACTTGGGCATGTCGAGCATGTTCTCGGCAAGTCCGGTCTGGCGTTCGTCGAAGCGCGAACGGGCCACGAGGCTGCCTTCCCTGATGTCGATGAGGTAGAAATCGAGCACCACGCTGGCGGGTGTGACGACCCCGGCGTCTCCGCCATCGCGTTCGACGAGGTCGATGACCTGCGGTACGACCAGCAGGTCGACCCCGGCGGTGCGGCCCACTTCGACCCAGTAGGCGAGGGCCTGCCCCTGACCGGGCTTGTGGGTGGACGTGTCGATGTCCTGTGCGCCCTGCTGTACGAACGTGTAGGTGCGTTTGGTCTGTGTCTGCAATTCTTCGGCGAAGGTCTTGCTGAGGTCGAACATCTTCTCGGGGCCCACCATGTGCTGCCCTTCGGGGATGTACCCGGCCATGAGGTCGACGGTGGTCGTGGGCTGGGTGAAACCGGTCACGCCGATTTTAAGCTGCGGCAGCGGCGCTGGGCCGCGCTGTTCCTTCTGACAGCCTGCGAACAGAAGAGCCGCGAATACCAGTACGATGAGCGGGAGGCGCATGGCGGTACGCATCAGTCGAGGCTTCCTTTGGTGCTGAGCACCGTCTGGCGGTCACGGCGGACGGCCTGCCGCAAGGCGAGGCCGAGGCCTTTGCTGGCCGATTCCAGCAGGTGGTGTCCATTCTTGCCATAGAGATAGGAGACATGGAGGTTCATGCGTGCGGCAGAGGCGAACGCCTTGTGGAATTCGCGCCACAGGTCCTTCTCCTCTCCGGCGATGACGGGCGGCAGGTACTCGTCGCCCCGCCATTCAAGCCAGGGACGCCCGGATATGTCGAGCGTGACCTCTGCCAGCGCCTCGTCCATGGGCACACGGGCGAAACCGACGCGGGCGATGCCCTTGCGGTCGTCCAATGCCGTGGCGAGTGCCTGCCCGAGGCACAGGGCGACATCCTCTGCGGTATGGTGTGCGTCGATGTGCATGTCGCCCTTGCAGGTGAGGTCGAGGTCGAACCCTGCCCAGAAGGCCGTGAGCGTGAGCATGTGGTCGAGCATCCCGAAGCCGGTGGTCACGCGGACATTACCTTCGCCCTCGATGGTGAGGGTCAGGGCGATGGTCGTCTCGTTGGTGACCCGCTCGACGGATGCCTTTCGTGCGACAGTTTGCATACCGTTGCCCATGGGCGTTCTCCGCTGTCTAGTGGCCCTGTTCAGGGCGTTCGTCCGGGGTGGCTTCGTCAGCGTCGCCATCTTCCTCTTCGTCGGTCTTCTCCTTGCGACCCACGGCGGCGGCGATGAAGATGCTTATCTCATACAGCACCAGCATCGGGCACGCCATGAGCATCTGCGAGAAGACGTCGGGGGGCGTCAGTATGGCGGCCACGATGAATATGCCCAGTATGGCGTATTTCCTTCCGCGGCGCATCATCCCGGCGGTGAGAATGCCGAGTTTGGCGAGGAAGAAGGTGAATAGCGGCATCTCGAAGATGATGCCGAAGGCCAGAAGCATCTTCAGCGCGAAGCCCAGATATTCGCTGAGTGAGGGCATGGGCAGGATGCGGTCTGTCGCAAAACCCATGAAGAACTCGAACGCGTAGGGAAAGACCTGAAAGTAGCAGAACGCCGCGCCGCCGATGAAGAACGAGGCGGAGAACAGCGCGATGGGGATGGCGTTCTTCTTCTCCTCTTCGTAGAGGCCGGGAGATATGAACGCCCATATCTGATAGAAGATGAAAGGGCTCGCCACGAATGTGGCTGCCACGAGACCCACCTGCATGTACACGAAGAAGGCTTCGGGCAGGGCTGTGAAGATGAGCTTGCTGTCGGGCGGCATGGCCTTGAC
This window encodes:
- a CDS encoding TVP38/TMEM64 family protein — encoded protein: MKHGAREAVTVGPGGSAGETDVDTPVRGQATEERIVLPWGTGQTGDEAVSPSAASGGRGRTFVRVALLGLVGVALAGFWFAGGSDLLTLERLRASHDTLVSIYRESPVASVLVFSLVYVAATALSFPGAAVLTLGGASVFGFWVSLVAVSFASTVGATLAFMGARYVFRDWVARRFMEPMRRVDEGVRKDGLFYLFSLRLVPVVPFFLVNLLMGLTRMPTRTYYWVSQVGMLPGTAVYVYAGQELGRIRTTADIFSPGLVAAFVLLAVFPWMTRSALAWYRARRMD
- the hisA gene encoding 1-(5-phosphoribosyl)-5-[(5-phosphoribosylamino)methylideneamino]imidazole-4-carboxamide isomerase; its protein translation is MIVFPAIDLMNGVCVRLRRGRADDETVFSSDPVATARHWQEQGGRWLHVVDLDGAFSGQPVNAPLIRSICDALDIPVQLGGGIRDAATAKAYLEAGVERLIIGTIALEEPDAYAALCAEFPGRIGVSLDAEGGKLKTKGWVADSGLTVDEVLPRLLEAGTAFIIYTDIDRDGMQTGVNLPALEHLAKASTVPVIAAGGVATLEDVKALYPLSRTTNLQGAVSGRAIYEGTLDLRTAMDWIRQQEKAEAC
- the hisC gene encoding histidinol-phosphate transaminase codes for the protein MTAPSMSRPDDVRPEVLDFKPYVPGLSIDEIRDRFGLADVVKLASNENPLGTSPVVQRTLKTKADLAFRYAQSGNPRLTRAIAAHHGVAPERVVAGNGSDEIIDLLIRVRATPGKHNIVAFRPCFSIYELQAKFCGLEFRQADLRPDFTFDWDAFLAATDENTAIAFVTTPDNPSGWCPPVSELEHVARTLPPSCLFVIDEAYMDFCGDEAAHSLLSRLDAFPNIAVLRTFSKSFGLAGLRLGYGILPERLADYLHRVRLPFSVNILAEEAGLAALEDTVFRSETLRVTAEGRAYIAEGLTALGCEVMPSWANFIMFRPPTDATDLFEALLRRGIIIRPLKSYGLPQHLRVSVGNADENRRFIEACKEILPHA
- a CDS encoding glucokinase; protein product: MMHRDTVTSFPFVATGMEKGCRILAADIGGTRSRFAYFDYAGGELGMGDVVRIPTAEATGFDDLLGRVRAAAPGAWARLTRQTDTGNDAPDTPDASVTAFAAFAVAGPVEEGARCLPPNIGWHIDLATTRGLPCAASLLNDFEAQGWACLLPGAQQCLQLLPGKPDATAPVAVVGAGTGLGKCLLLPGTPHRVLPSEGGHATFAFEGRAEAEYAAFAADRLGVGRLIGDDVLSGPGLSLLYAYHHGETLPPHEVAARLTGSDVVVEWFARFYGRTCRDWALHTLARGGVRIAGGVAAANPMLVQHGAFAEAFFDCPTHTHLLRTIPVSLVTNADAGLWGAAIFALLHAGTRRTPR
- a CDS encoding CinA family protein, with the protein product MKEEAVIDLIALLGARLTATGRRFATAESCTGGLIAAWCTDIPGSSVWFEGGVVAYANDVKRDLLGVREGTLAAHGAVSEEVVREMVAGICRIAGVQAAVAVSGIAGPDGGTADKPVGTVWIASSLDGVIEAHRFHFAGDRRTIREDTAEAALRWTMERMEDGG
- the hisB gene encoding imidazoleglycerol-phosphate dehydratase HisB produces the protein MGNGMQTVARKASVERVTNETTIALTLTIEGEGNVRVTTGFGMLDHMLTLTAFWAGFDLDLTCKGDMHIDAHHTAEDVALCLGQALATALDDRKGIARVGFARVPMDEALAEVTLDISGRPWLEWRGDEYLPPVIAGEEKDLWREFHKAFASAARMNLHVSYLYGKNGHHLLESASKGLGLALRQAVRRDRQTVLSTKGSLD
- a CDS encoding dihydrolipoyl dehydrogenase family protein, producing MDYDADLLVIGGGAAGLTVAAGAARLGARVVLADRGPTLGGDCLHHGCVPSKTLIASARARRTMRDAPRFGLPEVALPPVDFKAVAAHIAGVQSVIQKHDSVERFSGLGVEVRFGDAVFVDEHTVAVEGRRISARRIVVATGSSPQIPAFPGLADTPYLTNRDIFTLETLPASLIVLGGGPIAVEMAQAFARLGSRVVLVQRGGHILSREDADMAAVVHEALEQDGVRIMTGATVEVARRQDAGVVVTVRVGDEHVDVHGERLLVALGRTPNVEGLHLGNAGVVFSERGVPVDARMRTSQSHILAAGDVTGAWQFTHAAGYEGSVVVANAVLRLPRKAKYDRMPWCTFTDPELASVGLNEREAHRQGIGVDVHTESFSSNDRALAEGTACGLLKLVLARGTQRVLGVQIAGPHAGELINGWCMALGGGVRLTTLAGGVMPYPTLGEISRRVAGNIVSEALFSDKVRNVLCTLFRYRGKGC
- the tatC gene encoding twin-arginine translocase subunit TatC — protein: MTLLDHLGELRVRLVRCLIAVGLAFAGCYSFAEKLFDLLMQPLVKAMPPDSKLIFTALPEAFFVYMQVGLVAATFVASPFIFYQIWAFISPGLYEEEKKNAIPIALFSASFFIGGAAFCYFQVFPYAFEFFMGFATDRILPMPSLSEYLGFALKMLLAFGIIFEMPLFTFFLAKLGILTAGMMRRGRKYAILGIFIVAAILTPPDVFSQMLMACPMLVLYEISIFIAAAVGRKEKTDEEEDGDADEATPDERPEQGH
- a CDS encoding lipoprotein codes for the protein MRTAMRLPLIVLVFAALLFAGCQKEQRGPAPLPQLKIGVTGFTQPTTTVDLMAGYIPEGQHMVGPEKMFDLSKTFAEELQTQTKRTYTFVQQGAQDIDTSTHKPGQGQALAYWVEVGRTAGVDLLVVPQVIDLVERDGGDAGVVTPASVVLDFYLIDIREGSLVARSRFDERQTGLAENMLDMPKFLMRGGKWLTALDLSREGMRKAIKEFGL
- the cmk gene encoding (d)CMP kinase, with protein sequence MPDTTGGHPAALKVVTLDGPAGVGKTTLARRVADALGIPYLDTGAMFRTMAWRLGPDGPDLDEALLRDRLAGFVFTLRGRGGASVLSCNGEDIGNEIRTEEVGAMASRIAALPVVRECLKAAQQRMGAAQPLVVEGRDMGTVVFPGARHKFFLDAAPEIRAMRRYTQLQTMGEAHDLALLTEQIRSRDEQDRNRAVAPLRPAADAIIVDTGDLDIDGVFGVIMQHIRSRDGL
- a CDS encoding universal stress protein, encoding MTGYKTILCAIDFSDHSKTVAEHASMLAASMGASVLVVYAAPSLSQYVGFHVPPNSIENFVGEIVSGAEKAMENFVAENFGNVPAKGKIVIGYAAEEILALAEKEKVDLIIMGTHGRRGIDRILFGSVAEKVVKSAEQPVLTIRPVA